One Clavelina lepadiformis chromosome 1, kaClaLepa1.1, whole genome shotgun sequence genomic region harbors:
- the LOC143457839 gene encoding uncharacterized protein LOC143457839 isoform X2, whose product METIKKRVAALKEDLECKEQVIEDLNAKLKEEQEEKEKAEEENRSLRHKLQMVESDLDKAEDNLKDTKGQLSCAVTERDEFERQLKSLADSEQNASDKLENQSEDLKEARSIAEDAERKYDEVARKLHMVEADVDKYESKAEELELTNKNLSEENKELHSLVKSYEAKECSFGDKEALQDDRIEQLQRTLDEAQLARDNAEQEVKRLNTQNDKLEDDLYKVEQERDHIKNELDETLKELGEI is encoded by the exons atgGAAACTATAAAAAAACGTGTCGCTGCTTTGAAAGAAGATCTTGAATGCAAAGAGCAAGTGATTGAGGATTTAAATGCTAAACTGAAAGAAGAAcaagaggaaaaagaaaaa GCTGAGGAAGAAAACAGAAGTCTGAGGCATAAACTCCAGATGGTGGAGTCGGATTTAGATAAGGCGGAAGATAATCTTAAAGACACAAAAGGACAACTTTCATGTGCAGTAACTGAAAGGGATGAATTTGAACG ACAACTAAAGTCTCTTGCAGATAGTGAACAAAATGCGAGTGACAAG TTGGAAAACCAGTCGGAAGACTTGAAAGAAGCAAGATCAATTGCCGAGGACGCTGAGCGAAAATACGATGAG GTTGCTCGTAAGTTGCACATGGTCGAGGCCGATGTAGATAAATACGAGTCAAAAGCAGAAGAGCTTGAATT GACCAATAAAAACCTCTcagaagaaaacaaagaacTGCACAGTTTAGTGAAATCGTATGAAGCCAAGGAATGCTCG TTTGGAGACAAAGAAGCACTACAGGATGATAGAATTGAACAACTACAACGTACATTGGATGAA GCTCAATTAGCACGGGATAATGCTGAGCAAGAAGTTAAAAGATTAAATACACAAAATGACAAACTTGAAG ATGACCTTTACAAAGTTGAACAAGAGAGAGACCATATCAAAAATGAATTAGATGAGACCCTAAAAGAACTAGGAGAGATTTGA
- the LOC143458100 gene encoding sorting nexin-24-like, with protein sequence MNVVTIPKSHTVSEHGKVYTVYEISVTIQGRTHYIQKRYSELFYIYKILKKQGVTPPFPPKQMRNQAAKVIENRRIGLQQYLQWILNHDPLCNTLLDLLNIPHLYSNVVQSMDSLDTGAAEISHCSVISYEAGNNFISPVDDPQDCIVSSVLTALYNRT encoded by the exons ATGAATGTTGTCACCATTCCTAAGTCACACACTGTATCTGAGCATGGCAAAGTATACACT GTGTATGAGATATCTGTGACCATACAAGGACGAACACATTATATTCAGAAGCGATACAGCGAGCTTTTTTATATATACAAGATTCTGAAAAAGCAAGGTGTAACGCCTCCATTTCCACCCAAACAAATGCGCAACCAAGCTGCTAAG GTTATTGAAAACAGAAGAATTGGTTTGCAGCAGTATCTTCAATGGATTTTGAATCATGATCCTTTGTGCAATACCTTACTTGATTTGCTGAATATACCTCATTTGTATTCAAATGTTGTTCAAAGCATGGA TTCTTTAGACACTGGAGCTGCAGAAATTTCACACTGCTCTGTTATCAGCTATGAAGCAggtaacaattttatttctccTGTTGATGATCCACAAGACTGCATTGTGTCTAGTGTACTTACTGCACTTTATAACAGAACTTAA
- the LOC143457839 gene encoding uncharacterized protein LOC143457839 isoform X1, whose amino-acid sequence MEQIKNKMISLKAQIEVETDKASQLADEKKVLETEIDELRNELSAKENQIKMNEEEIDQKSTIAEEATKKAIQAEDDLKMAEEENRSLRHKLQMVESDLDKAEDNLKDTKGQLSCAVTERDEFERQLKSLADSEQNASDKLENQSEDLKEARSIAEDAERKYDEVARKLHMVEADVDKYESKAEELELTNKNLSEENKELHSLVKSYEAKECSFGDKEALQDDRIEQLQRTLDEAQLARDNAEQEVKRLNTQNDKLEDDLYKVEQERDHIKNELDETLKELGEI is encoded by the exons ATGGAACAAATCAAGAACAAGATGATATCTCTGAAGGCACAGATTGAAGTGGAAACTGATAAAGCTTCTCAGTTGGCGGACGAAAAGAAGGTTTTAGAAACGGAAATTGACGAG TTGCGCAATGAACTGTCCGCTAAagaaaatcaaatcaaaatgaaCGAAGAAGAAATTGATCAGAAATCAACAATAGCGGAGGAAGCTACCAAAAAGGCGATCCAGGCCGAGGACGACCTGAAAATG GCTGAGGAAGAAAACAGAAGTCTGAGGCATAAACTCCAGATGGTGGAGTCGGATTTAGATAAGGCGGAAGATAATCTTAAAGACACAAAAGGACAACTTTCATGTGCAGTAACTGAAAGGGATGAATTTGAACG ACAACTAAAGTCTCTTGCAGATAGTGAACAAAATGCGAGTGACAAG TTGGAAAACCAGTCGGAAGACTTGAAAGAAGCAAGATCAATTGCCGAGGACGCTGAGCGAAAATACGATGAG GTTGCTCGTAAGTTGCACATGGTCGAGGCCGATGTAGATAAATACGAGTCAAAAGCAGAAGAGCTTGAATT GACCAATAAAAACCTCTcagaagaaaacaaagaacTGCACAGTTTAGTGAAATCGTATGAAGCCAAGGAATGCTCG TTTGGAGACAAAGAAGCACTACAGGATGATAGAATTGAACAACTACAACGTACATTGGATGAA GCTCAATTAGCACGGGATAATGCTGAGCAAGAAGTTAAAAGATTAAATACACAAAATGACAAACTTGAAG ATGACCTTTACAAAGTTGAACAAGAGAGAGACCATATCAAAAATGAATTAGATGAGACCCTAAAAGAACTAGGAGAGATTTGA